In Streptantibioticus cattleyicolor NRRL 8057 = DSM 46488, a genomic segment contains:
- a CDS encoding glycosyltransferase family 2 protein: protein MAPTAPAVTVTVIVYNDADRLPRAVESLRRQSLRDIEIIISDDHSTDNTPEVARALAAQDDRIVYHRLPQNSGGCSAPRNAAIGLAKAPYLMFLDSDDELHERACELLLAELESDDEVDFAMGGVERVRTDTGAVSSWHPHLFAVKRTVRGIHASPDMLFEHLSTNKMYRREFIDRHDLRFPEGIHYEDQLFSAQAYCLARAFTVLPEPVYRWYISPFEAADALSISNQRHRIENVRDRINVARLIDDFLVASGNEAIKADKDYKFLKHDLRMYTGDLPYRTHEWIKQFNEEISPYLETLAPSAFERLPRDQRVVIQLVRSGRYEEAQLAARGLGRNIAPREVTEDGSGRVYWGPVVPADPDAARELEISDLDLRDRAFKSALLRHEIVRVSPGSGSRITLDVRTYDPGNQLPMGPVVATVHVAPGRKRLSTSFRLDPVRPGLFEGSVTIDLGEAALPPHGFAGVRHPVLAITQHRQHNTRLLLAPLDFPALRKKIAYHRGMAEHTVTVEPEGHSAGRLQIRWERAGLLAKAEPHLPALRKVAGPGLRRARGLLRGLAK from the coding sequence CACCGTGATCGTGTACAACGACGCCGATCGACTGCCGCGCGCCGTGGAGTCGCTGCGCCGACAGAGCCTGCGCGACATCGAGATCATCATCAGCGACGACCACTCCACCGACAACACCCCCGAGGTGGCGCGGGCGCTGGCGGCGCAGGACGACCGGATCGTCTACCACCGGCTGCCGCAGAACAGCGGCGGGTGCAGCGCCCCGCGCAACGCGGCGATCGGCCTGGCCAAGGCGCCGTACCTGATGTTCCTCGACAGCGACGACGAACTCCACGAGCGCGCCTGCGAACTCCTCCTCGCCGAGCTGGAGTCCGACGACGAGGTCGACTTCGCCATGGGCGGCGTCGAGCGGGTACGCACCGACACCGGGGCGGTCTCCTCCTGGCACCCGCACCTGTTCGCCGTCAAGCGGACGGTCCGCGGCATCCACGCCAGCCCCGACATGCTCTTCGAGCACCTGTCGACCAACAAGATGTACCGCCGTGAGTTCATCGACCGGCACGACCTGCGCTTCCCCGAGGGCATCCACTACGAGGACCAGCTCTTCTCGGCCCAGGCGTACTGCCTGGCGCGGGCCTTCACCGTGCTGCCGGAGCCGGTCTACCGCTGGTACATCTCGCCCTTCGAGGCCGCCGACGCGCTCTCCATCTCCAACCAGCGCCACCGCATCGAGAACGTCCGCGACCGGATCAACGTCGCCCGGCTCATCGACGACTTCCTGGTGGCCAGCGGCAACGAGGCGATCAAGGCCGACAAGGACTACAAGTTCCTCAAGCACGACCTGCGGATGTACACCGGCGACCTGCCGTACCGCACCCACGAGTGGATCAAGCAGTTCAACGAGGAGATCTCCCCGTACCTGGAGACCCTCGCCCCCTCGGCGTTCGAACGGCTCCCGCGCGACCAGCGGGTCGTCATCCAGCTGGTGCGCAGCGGACGGTACGAGGAGGCCCAGCTCGCCGCCCGCGGCCTGGGACGCAACATCGCGCCGCGCGAGGTCACCGAGGACGGCTCCGGCCGCGTCTACTGGGGCCCGGTGGTCCCGGCCGACCCGGACGCCGCCCGCGAGCTGGAGATCAGCGACCTCGACCTGCGCGACCGGGCCTTCAAGAGCGCCCTGCTGCGCCACGAGATCGTCCGGGTCAGCCCCGGCTCCGGTTCCCGCATCACCCTCGACGTGCGCACCTACGACCCGGGCAACCAGCTCCCGATGGGCCCGGTGGTGGCCACCGTGCACGTCGCCCCCGGACGCAAGCGGCTGAGCACCTCCTTCCGGCTCGACCCGGTGCGCCCCGGCCTGTTCGAGGGGTCGGTCACCATCGACCTGGGCGAAGCCGCGCTGCCGCCGCACGGCTTCGCCGGGGTACGCCACCCGGTGCTCGCCATCACCCAGCACCGGCAGCACAACACCCGGCTGCTGCTGGCGCCGCTGGACTTCCCGGCGCTGCGCAAGAAGATCGCCTACCACCGCGGCATGGCCGAGCACACGGTCACCGTGGAGCCCGAGGGGCACAGCGCCGGACGCCTCCAGATCCGCTGGGAGCGCGCCGGTCTGCTGGCCAAGGCCGAACCGCACCTGCCCGCGCTGCGCAAGGTGGCCGGCCCCGGTCTGCGCCGCGCCCGCGGCCTGCTGCGCGGACTGGCCAAGTAG
- a CDS encoding polyprenol monophosphomannose synthase, translated as MSATTTPETVTPATALRRPAPLPEQWSTVPLTVVMPTYNEAENLPRMAEALIGLGLPGLRLLVVDDNSPDGTGEVAESLARHYNDETHTRVSVLHRTAKDGLGRAYVAGMDQAVADGAAYVLQMDADGSHPVEYVPQMLGTALATGAGFVVGSRYVSGGRLAEEWGLHRRLLSRWANTYVSSVLRTGLRDVTAGFAMWRADTVTAMRLSEVRSNGYSFQVELKYQAVRAGYTGVEVPIHFEERQIGASKMTAAVQIESAILPWRLRFDSRGRRR; from the coding sequence ATGAGTGCGACGACGACCCCCGAGACCGTGACGCCGGCGACCGCGCTGCGCCGGCCCGCCCCGCTGCCCGAGCAGTGGAGCACCGTCCCGCTGACCGTGGTGATGCCCACGTACAACGAGGCGGAGAACCTGCCGCGGATGGCCGAGGCGCTGATCGGCCTCGGCCTGCCGGGCCTGCGGCTGCTGGTGGTGGACGACAACAGCCCGGACGGCACCGGCGAGGTCGCCGAGTCGCTGGCCCGCCACTACAACGACGAGACGCACACCCGCGTCTCGGTGCTCCACCGCACCGCCAAGGACGGCCTCGGCCGCGCCTACGTGGCCGGCATGGACCAGGCGGTGGCCGACGGCGCCGCCTACGTCCTCCAGATGGACGCCGACGGCAGCCACCCGGTGGAGTACGTGCCGCAGATGCTGGGGACCGCGCTGGCCACCGGCGCCGGCTTCGTGGTGGGCAGCCGGTACGTCTCCGGCGGCCGGCTCGCGGAGGAGTGGGGGCTCCACCGCAGGCTGCTCTCCCGCTGGGCCAACACCTACGTCAGCTCCGTGCTCCGCACCGGCCTGCGGGACGTCACCGCCGGCTTCGCGATGTGGCGGGCCGACACGGTGACCGCCATGCGTCTGTCGGAGGTGCGCAGCAACGGCTACAGCTTCCAGGTGGAGCTGAAGTACCAGGCAGTGCGCGCCGGGTACACCGGGGTGGAGGTCCCGATCCACTTCGAGGAGCGCCAGATCGGTGCCTCCAAGATGACCGCCGCCGTGCAGATCGAGTCCGCGATCCTGCCCTGGCGTCTGCGGTTCGACTCCCGTGGTCGCCGTCGCTGA
- the manB gene encoding mannose-1-phosphate guanylyltransferase, whose protein sequence is MEAILLVGGKGSRLRPVTEHTPKPMVPTAGVPFLAHQLTRARAAGVDHVVLATSYLAEVFEPYFGDGASLGLRITYVHETEPLGTGGAIRNAARALTCDPGEPVLIFNGDILTGLDIAALVASHRAAGADVSLHLTRVEDPSAFGLVPTDADGRVLAFTEKPEHPDEIVTDQVNAGCYVFRRAVIDTIPDGRPVSVERETFPGLLASGAHLHGVVDETYWMDLGRPAALVQASADLVRGIVPSPAVPGPAGEYLVLPGAEVAAGAKLSGGTVVGAGARIAADAVVDGSIVLDGARIDQGAQVNASFIGAGAVIGSRTVLDSAVIGDRAEVGADNELVGGARVWCGSVIPDAAIRFSPNC, encoded by the coding sequence GTGGAAGCGATCCTCCTGGTCGGCGGCAAGGGCTCCCGCCTGCGCCCGGTCACGGAACACACCCCCAAGCCGATGGTGCCGACCGCGGGCGTGCCCTTCCTCGCACACCAGCTCACCCGGGCCCGCGCCGCCGGGGTCGACCACGTGGTACTGGCCACCTCCTACCTCGCCGAGGTCTTCGAGCCGTACTTCGGTGACGGCGCCTCCCTCGGGCTGAGGATCACCTACGTGCACGAGACCGAGCCGCTGGGCACCGGCGGGGCGATCCGCAACGCCGCCCGCGCCCTGACCTGCGACCCCGGCGAGCCGGTGCTGATCTTCAACGGTGACATCCTCACCGGCCTGGACATCGCCGCCCTGGTGGCGAGCCACCGCGCGGCCGGCGCCGACGTCTCGCTCCACCTGACCCGGGTGGAGGACCCCAGCGCCTTCGGCCTGGTCCCCACCGACGCCGACGGCCGGGTGCTCGCCTTCACCGAGAAGCCCGAGCACCCCGACGAGATCGTCACCGACCAGGTCAACGCCGGCTGCTACGTCTTCCGTCGCGCGGTGATCGACACCATCCCGGACGGCCGCCCGGTCTCGGTGGAACGCGAGACCTTCCCCGGCCTGCTGGCCTCCGGCGCCCATCTGCACGGCGTGGTCGACGAGACGTACTGGATGGACCTGGGCCGCCCGGCCGCGCTGGTGCAGGCCTCCGCCGACCTGGTGCGCGGCATCGTCCCCTCCCCCGCGGTCCCCGGCCCGGCCGGGGAGTACCTGGTGCTGCCCGGCGCCGAGGTGGCGGCCGGCGCCAAGCTCTCCGGCGGCACGGTGGTCGGCGCCGGCGCCCGGATCGCCGCCGACGCGGTGGTCGACGGCTCGATCGTGCTGGACGGCGCGCGAATTGATCAGGGCGCGCAGGTGAACGCGAGTTTCATTGGTGCGGGAGCCGTCATCGGCTCGCGTACGGTACTGGACAGCGCCGTGATCGGAGACCGGGCCGAGGTCGGCGCGGACAACGAACTGGTGGGCGGGGCCCGGGTGTGGTGCGGCTCGGTCATCCCCGACGCGGCGATCCGTTTCTCGCCCAACTGCTGA
- a CDS encoding glycosyltransferase family protein yields the protein MADAVPPSGNPAGGGGAGATAALPPGATAGTPRPAGRGAALRRTARRLRREPFTVTFVPREAALAALVHLLITAVGFTVLLLVCHHLGYPAERVLRKWDSKNYLAIAEHGYEHRLRYLPDGVPAWNTLAFFPLVPALISAVHTVLGIGYPYAGVVVSWLAGTVAATGVYTLARSLAGRRAGYACAALWACSPYAFALWVPYSEAVFSAALMWALVALAGRRWVAAGVLTVVAGTVRPTASVLVGTVALTALWALVRGRDDSPAPRGYPLRPWAALLLCPLGLVFSWLYLGSRIGRLDGWFEAERAWGQSFDFGVGTLRFVRMAVTGGHFDPRYPVVVGLLVVVLAGAAVLALDRRVPWALVLALAGAWALMFGTPGSPLSKPRFMLPFLPLLLLTVVRGFARLPVAVQGCVYAAGAVFAGWYGAELLMVLRWSP from the coding sequence ATGGCCGACGCCGTCCCTCCGTCCGGAAATCCCGCGGGCGGCGGCGGGGCGGGTGCCACGGCGGCCCTCCCGCCCGGCGCCACGGCCGGGACGCCCCGGCCCGCCGGCCGAGGCGCCGCGCTGCGCCGCACCGCCCGGCGGCTGCGCCGGGAGCCGTTCACCGTCACCTTCGTGCCGCGCGAGGCGGCCCTCGCCGCCCTGGTCCACCTGCTGATCACCGCGGTCGGCTTCACCGTCCTGCTGCTCGTCTGCCATCACCTCGGATATCCGGCCGAACGGGTGCTGCGCAAGTGGGACAGCAAGAACTACCTCGCCATCGCCGAGCACGGCTACGAGCACCGGCTGCGCTACCTGCCCGACGGCGTGCCGGCCTGGAACACCCTCGCCTTCTTCCCGCTGGTCCCGGCGCTGATCAGCGCGGTCCACACGGTGCTCGGCATCGGCTACCCCTACGCCGGCGTGGTGGTCTCCTGGCTGGCCGGCACGGTGGCCGCCACCGGGGTGTACACCCTGGCGCGCTCGCTGGCCGGACGCCGCGCGGGGTACGCCTGCGCCGCGCTGTGGGCCTGCTCGCCGTACGCCTTCGCGCTGTGGGTGCCGTACTCCGAGGCGGTCTTCAGCGCCGCGCTGATGTGGGCGCTGGTGGCACTGGCCGGGCGGCGCTGGGTGGCCGCCGGGGTGCTCACCGTGGTCGCCGGGACGGTGCGCCCCACCGCGTCGGTGCTGGTCGGCACGGTGGCGCTGACCGCGCTGTGGGCGCTGGTGCGCGGCCGGGACGATTCCCCAGCCCCACGGGGATACCCCTTGCGGCCCTGGGCGGCGCTGCTGCTGTGCCCGCTGGGCCTGGTCTTCAGCTGGCTCTACCTGGGCAGCCGGATCGGCCGGCTGGACGGGTGGTTCGAGGCCGAACGCGCCTGGGGCCAGTCGTTCGACTTCGGCGTGGGCACGCTGCGTTTCGTCCGGATGGCGGTCACCGGCGGCCACTTCGACCCGCGGTACCCGGTGGTGGTCGGGCTGCTGGTGGTGGTGCTCGCCGGGGCGGCGGTGCTCGCGCTGGACCGCAGGGTGCCGTGGGCGCTGGTGCTGGCGCTGGCCGGGGCGTGGGCGCTGATGTTCGGCACGCCGGGGTCGCCGCTGTCCAAGCCGCGGTTCATGCTGCCGTTCCTGCCGCTGCTGCTCCTGACGGTGGTACGGGGCTTCGCCCGGCTGCCGGTGGCCGTCCAGGGGTGCGTGTACGCGGCGGGGGCGGTCTTCGCCGGCTGGTACGGCGCCGAGTTGCTGATGGTGCTGCGGTGGTCGCCGTGA
- the pyk gene encoding pyruvate kinase has translation MRRAKIVCTLGPAVDSYDQLKALVEAGMNVARFNFSHGTHAEHEERYHRVRKVAEESGQAVGVLADLQGPKIRLETFADGPVELVAGDEFTITTEDVPGDKHLCGTTYKGLPGDVSQGDPVLINDGNVALRVVEVTGTQVRCLVVEGGIVSDHKGINLPGTAVNVPALSEKDVEDLRFALRMGVDMVALSFVRDAKDVRDVHRVMDEEGRRVPVIAKVEKPQAVENMEDVVAAFDGVMVARGDLAVEYPLEKVPVVQKRLVELCRRNAKPVIVATQMMESMINSSRPTRAEASDVANAVLDGADAVMLSAESSVGKYPIETVKTMSRIVVAAETELLKRGLQPLAPGKKPRTQGGAVARAAAELADFLDAKTLVAFTKSGDTARRLARYRVPAPVLAFTTDAATRNQLALTWGVSTHLVRHVDHTDAMVDLVDQEMLKLSEYTKGDTVIITAGSPPGVPGTTNLVRVHHLGERDSD, from the coding sequence ATGCGCCGAGCCAAAATCGTCTGCACCCTGGGTCCCGCCGTCGACTCCTACGACCAGCTCAAGGCGCTGGTCGAGGCCGGGATGAACGTGGCCCGCTTCAACTTCAGCCACGGCACCCACGCCGAGCACGAGGAGCGGTACCACCGCGTGCGCAAGGTCGCCGAGGAGAGCGGCCAGGCGGTGGGCGTCCTCGCCGACCTCCAGGGGCCCAAGATCCGCCTGGAGACCTTCGCCGACGGCCCGGTGGAGCTGGTGGCGGGCGACGAGTTCACCATCACCACCGAGGACGTCCCCGGCGACAAGCACCTCTGCGGCACCACCTACAAGGGCCTCCCCGGTGACGTCAGCCAGGGCGACCCGGTGCTGATCAACGACGGCAACGTGGCGCTGCGGGTGGTCGAGGTGACCGGTACCCAGGTGCGCTGCCTGGTGGTCGAGGGCGGCATCGTCTCCGACCACAAGGGCATCAACCTGCCCGGTACCGCCGTCAACGTCCCGGCGCTGTCCGAAAAGGACGTGGAGGACCTGCGGTTCGCCCTGCGCATGGGCGTGGACATGGTGGCCCTCTCCTTCGTCCGGGACGCCAAGGACGTCCGCGACGTGCACCGCGTGATGGACGAGGAGGGGCGCCGCGTCCCGGTCATCGCCAAGGTGGAGAAGCCTCAGGCGGTGGAGAACATGGAGGACGTGGTCGCCGCCTTCGACGGCGTCATGGTGGCCCGCGGCGACCTCGCCGTGGAGTACCCGCTGGAGAAGGTGCCGGTGGTGCAGAAGCGGCTGGTCGAGCTGTGCCGCCGCAACGCCAAGCCGGTGATCGTCGCCACCCAGATGATGGAGTCGATGATCAACTCCTCCCGGCCGACCCGCGCCGAGGCGTCCGACGTGGCCAACGCGGTGCTCGACGGCGCCGACGCGGTGATGCTGTCGGCCGAGTCCTCGGTCGGCAAGTACCCGATCGAGACCGTCAAGACGATGTCCCGGATCGTGGTGGCCGCCGAGACCGAGCTGCTCAAGCGGGGGCTCCAGCCGCTGGCGCCGGGCAAGAAGCCGCGCACCCAGGGCGGCGCGGTGGCCAGGGCCGCCGCCGAACTCGCCGACTTCCTCGACGCCAAGACGCTGGTGGCCTTCACCAAGTCCGGTGACACCGCCCGCCGGCTCGCCCGCTACCGGGTCCCGGCGCCGGTGCTCGCCTTCACCACCGACGCCGCCACCCGCAACCAGCTCGCCCTCACCTGGGGGGTCAGCACGCACCTGGTGCGCCACGTCGACCACACCGACGCCATGGTGGACCTGGTCGACCAGGAGATGCTCAAGCTCAGCGAGTACACCAAGGGCGACACCGTGATCATCACGGCCGGCTCCCCGCCCGGCGTCCCCGGCACCACCAACCTGGTGCGCGTCCACCACCTCGGCGAGCGCGACAGCGACTGA
- a CDS encoding acetate kinase, with the protein MTAPRPAPKETPAPVSTASRVLVLNSGSSSVKYQLLEMAGPSPTTTLDGGAARRIDTDGSRTASGIVERIGESDGVADHAAALRQVAEELAARGLGLDSPQLAAVGHRVVHGGTRFTEPTLITDEVVAEIEKLVPLAPLHNPANITGIKVARALRPDLPQVAVFDTAFHSTMPEAAARYAVDVATADRYGIRRYGFHGTSHAYVSRAAAALVGKEPAEANVIVLHLGNGASASAVRGGVCVDTSMGLTPLEGLVMGTRSGDLDPAVVFHLARVAGMATEDIDGLLNKRSGLLGLCGDNDMREIGRRMAEGDEAAQLAFDVYVHRLRKYVGAYCAVLGRVDVIAFTAGVGENSAAVREAALRGLEPLGIEIDAVRNAVRGSAARLVSPPAGRVAVAVVPTDEEMEIARQAYSLVRTSSHSVREG; encoded by the coding sequence ATGACCGCGCCCCGTCCCGCCCCGAAGGAGACCCCCGCCCCCGTGAGCACCGCCTCCCGCGTCCTCGTCCTCAACTCCGGCTCCTCGTCGGTGAAGTACCAACTGCTGGAGATGGCCGGCCCCTCGCCCACCACCACCCTCGACGGAGGCGCTGCGCGCCGCATCGACACCGACGGCTCCCGCACCGCCTCCGGCATCGTCGAGCGGATCGGCGAGAGCGACGGGGTGGCCGACCACGCGGCGGCGCTGCGCCAGGTCGCCGAGGAGCTGGCCGCGCGCGGCCTCGGCCTGGACTCCCCGCAACTGGCCGCGGTGGGCCACCGCGTGGTGCACGGCGGCACCCGGTTCACCGAGCCGACCCTGATCACCGACGAGGTGGTGGCCGAGATCGAGAAGCTGGTGCCGCTGGCGCCGCTGCACAACCCGGCCAACATCACCGGCATCAAGGTGGCCCGGGCGCTCCGCCCCGACCTGCCGCAGGTGGCCGTCTTCGACACCGCCTTCCACTCCACCATGCCGGAGGCGGCGGCCCGGTACGCCGTCGACGTGGCCACCGCCGACCGCTACGGGATCCGCCGCTACGGCTTCCACGGCACCTCGCACGCCTACGTCTCCCGGGCCGCCGCGGCGCTGGTCGGCAAGGAGCCCGCCGAGGCCAACGTGATCGTGCTCCACCTGGGCAACGGCGCCTCGGCCTCCGCGGTGCGCGGCGGGGTCTGCGTGGACACCTCGATGGGGCTCACCCCGCTGGAGGGCCTGGTGATGGGCACCCGCTCCGGCGACCTGGACCCGGCGGTCGTCTTCCACCTGGCCCGGGTCGCCGGGATGGCGACGGAGGACATCGACGGCCTGCTCAACAAGCGCAGCGGCCTGCTCGGGCTCTGCGGCGACAACGACATGCGGGAGATCGGCCGCCGGATGGCGGAGGGCGACGAGGCCGCCCAGCTCGCCTTCGACGTCTACGTCCACCGGCTGCGCAAGTACGTGGGCGCCTACTGCGCGGTGCTCGGCCGGGTGGACGTGATCGCTTTCACGGCCGGAGTAGGCGAGAATTCGGCCGCGGTGCGCGAGGCCGCCCTGCGTGGCCTCGAACCCCTCGGCATCGAGATCGACGCGGTACGCAATGCCGTGCGCGGCTCCGCGGCACGACTGGTCTCCCCTCCGGCCGGCCGGGTCGCGGTGGCCGTCGTCCCCACCGACGAGGAGATGGAGATCGCCCGGCAGGCGTATTCGCTCGTTCGTACGTCGTCCCATTCCGTCCGCGAGGGATAA
- the pta gene encoding phosphate acetyltransferase: MTRSVYITGIGRGDGRQVVELGMMELLTRQVDRVGVYRPLMHDGPDRLFELLRARYRLSQDPATVYGLPYADAARLQAEQGTDELVSLLVDRFHAVARDYEVVLVLGSDYAGTQLPDELSLNARLANEFGASLLPVVGGSGGRADTIAAEVHNAQRAFTAAGCDVLAMIANRVPPAEAEATAARLAGRLAVPAYVLPEEPSLSAPTMAQVVQALGADVILGDDAGLARNVLDFVFGGAMLPSFLPALTPGCLVVTPGDRADLIVGALAAHSAGSPAIAGLLLTLDERPGPDILALAARLAPGTPVLAVAGGSFPTAAELFTLEGKLTAATPRKAETALGLFELNVDTTELTERLSVVRSPRVTPMMFEHELIERARSARRHVVLPEGTEERILRAAEVLLRRNVCDLTLLGDETAIRKRVAELGISLGLDSAAPGTGAVARILDPQTSPLRENFAELYAKLRAHKGMTVELAHDVVTDVSYFGTLMVREGLADGMVSGAVHSTAATIRPAFEVIKTRADASIVSSVFFMCLADKVLVYGDCAVNPDPDAEQLADIALQSAVTAARFGVEPRVAMLSYSTGTSGSGADVDKVRRATEIVRELRPDLLVEGPIQYDAAVDPQVAATKLPGSKVAGRATVLIFPDLNTGNNTYKAVQRSAGAIAVGPVLQGLRKPVNDLSRGALVQDIVNTVAITAIQAQGEGDAR, translated from the coding sequence GTGACGCGCAGCGTGTACATAACCGGGATCGGCCGCGGGGACGGCCGTCAGGTCGTCGAACTCGGCATGATGGAACTCCTCACCCGCCAGGTGGACCGGGTGGGGGTCTACCGCCCGCTGATGCACGACGGACCGGACCGCCTCTTCGAACTGCTGCGGGCCCGCTACCGGCTCTCCCAGGACCCGGCCACCGTCTACGGCCTCCCCTACGCCGACGCCGCCCGCCTCCAGGCCGAGCAGGGCACCGACGAGCTGGTCTCCCTCCTGGTGGACCGCTTCCACGCGGTCGCCCGCGACTACGAGGTCGTCCTCGTCCTCGGCTCCGACTACGCCGGCACCCAGCTCCCCGACGAGCTGTCGCTCAACGCCCGGCTGGCCAACGAGTTCGGCGCCTCGCTGCTGCCGGTGGTCGGCGGCTCCGGCGGCCGGGCCGACACCATCGCGGCCGAGGTGCACAACGCCCAGCGCGCCTTCACCGCGGCCGGCTGCGACGTCCTGGCCATGATCGCCAACCGGGTGCCGCCGGCCGAGGCCGAGGCCACCGCGGCCCGGCTGGCCGGCCGGCTCGCGGTCCCCGCCTACGTCCTGCCCGAGGAGCCCTCGCTCTCCGCGCCCACCATGGCCCAGGTGGTGCAGGCGCTCGGCGCCGACGTGATCCTCGGCGACGACGCCGGGCTCGCCCGCAACGTGCTCGACTTCGTCTTCGGCGGCGCCATGCTGCCCTCCTTCCTGCCCGCGCTGACCCCCGGCTGCCTGGTGGTCACCCCGGGCGACCGGGCCGATCTGATCGTCGGCGCGCTGGCCGCGCACTCGGCCGGCTCCCCCGCCATCGCCGGGCTGCTGCTCACCCTGGACGAGCGCCCCGGCCCGGACATCCTCGCCCTGGCCGCCCGGCTCGCCCCCGGCACCCCGGTGCTCGCGGTGGCCGGCGGCTCCTTCCCGACCGCCGCCGAGCTGTTCACGCTGGAGGGCAAGCTCACCGCGGCCACCCCGCGCAAGGCGGAGACCGCGCTGGGCCTGTTCGAGCTCAACGTGGACACCACGGAGCTGACCGAACGCCTCTCGGTGGTCCGCAGCCCCCGGGTCACCCCGATGATGTTCGAGCACGAGCTGATCGAACGCGCCCGCTCCGCCCGCCGCCACGTGGTCCTCCCCGAGGGCACCGAGGAACGCATCCTGCGCGCCGCCGAGGTACTGCTGCGCCGCAACGTGTGCGACCTGACGCTGCTGGGCGACGAGACCGCGATCCGCAAGCGCGTCGCGGAACTCGGCATCAGCCTGGGCCTGGACTCCGCCGCCCCCGGCACCGGCGCGGTCGCCCGCATCCTGGACCCGCAGACCTCCCCGCTGCGGGAGAACTTCGCCGAGCTGTACGCCAAGCTCCGCGCCCACAAGGGGATGACCGTCGAACTCGCCCACGACGTGGTCACCGACGTCTCCTACTTCGGCACCCTGATGGTGCGCGAGGGGCTCGCCGACGGCATGGTCTCCGGCGCGGTGCACTCCACCGCGGCCACCATCCGCCCCGCCTTCGAGGTGATCAAGACCCGGGCCGACGCCTCCATCGTCTCCTCGGTGTTCTTCATGTGCCTCGCCGACAAGGTGCTGGTCTACGGCGACTGCGCGGTCAACCCCGACCCGGACGCCGAGCAGCTGGCCGACATCGCCCTCCAGTCGGCGGTGACCGCGGCCCGCTTCGGGGTGGAGCCCCGGGTGGCCATGCTCTCGTACTCCACCGGCACCTCCGGCTCCGGCGCCGACGTGGACAAGGTGCGCCGGGCCACCGAGATCGTCCGCGAGCTGCGGCCCGACCTGCTGGTGGAGGGGCCGATCCAGTACGACGCGGCGGTCGACCCGCAGGTGGCGGCGACCAAGCTGCCCGGCTCCAAGGTGGCGGGGCGGGCCACGGTGCTGATCTTCCCGGACCTCAACACCGGCAACAACACCTACAAGGCCGTGCAGCGCTCGGCGGGCGCCATCGCGGTCGGCCCGGTCCTCCAGGGCCTGCGCAAGCCGGTCAACGACCTCTCGCGCGGCGCCCTGGTCCAGGACATCGTCAACACCGTGGCGATCACCGCCATCCAGGCCCAGGGCGAGGGCGACGCCCGATGA
- a CDS encoding ATP-dependent 6-phosphofructokinase — protein sequence MRIGVLTAGGDCPGLNAVIRSVTHRGITGHGDEIIGFEDGFKGLLEGRFRPLDLNSVSGILARGGTILGSARLERARLHEAADNVAALQADHGIDVLIPIGGEGTLTAARMLSDAGMPVVGVPKTIDNDISATDRTFGFDTAVTVATEAIDRLKTTAESHQRVMVVEVMGRHAGWIALESGMAGGAHAILLPERPFDPADICAMVDQRFQRGKKFAVVCVAEGAHPIEGTMPYGHGEIDPYGHERFIGIGTRLADELAGRLGKEAKPVILGHVQRGGVPTAYDRVLATRFGWHAVEAAHKGAFGSMTALRGNHVELVPLRDAITVLKRVPPDRMEEAESVF from the coding sequence ATGCGCATCGGAGTTCTCACCGCCGGGGGCGACTGCCCGGGGCTCAACGCCGTCATCCGCTCGGTGACCCACCGCGGCATCACCGGACACGGTGACGAGATCATCGGCTTCGAGGACGGCTTCAAGGGGCTGCTGGAGGGGCGGTTCCGGCCGCTGGACCTCAACTCGGTCAGCGGCATCCTGGCCCGCGGCGGCACCATCCTCGGCTCGGCCCGGCTGGAGCGCGCCCGGCTCCACGAGGCCGCCGACAACGTGGCCGCGCTCCAGGCCGACCACGGGATCGACGTCCTGATCCCCATCGGCGGCGAGGGCACCCTCACCGCCGCCCGGATGCTCTCCGACGCCGGGATGCCGGTGGTGGGGGTGCCCAAGACCATCGACAACGACATCTCGGCCACCGACCGCACCTTCGGCTTCGACACCGCCGTCACCGTCGCCACCGAGGCCATCGACCGGCTGAAGACCACCGCCGAGTCCCACCAGCGGGTGATGGTGGTGGAGGTGATGGGACGGCACGCCGGCTGGATCGCCCTGGAGTCCGGCATGGCCGGCGGCGCCCACGCCATCCTGCTGCCCGAGCGCCCCTTCGACCCCGCCGACATCTGCGCCATGGTCGACCAGCGGTTCCAGCGCGGCAAGAAGTTCGCCGTGGTCTGCGTCGCCGAGGGCGCCCACCCCATCGAGGGGACGATGCCCTACGGCCACGGCGAGATCGACCCGTACGGCCACGAACGCTTCATCGGGATCGGCACCCGGCTCGCCGACGAACTCGCCGGCCGGCTGGGGAAGGAGGCCAAGCCGGTCATCCTCGGCCACGTCCAGCGCGGCGGCGTCCCCACCGCGTACGACAGGGTGCTCGCCACCCGCTTCGGCTGGCACGCGGTGGAGGCCGCGCACAAGGGCGCCTTCGGCAGCATGACGGCGCTGCGCGGCAACCACGTGGAGCTGGTGCCGCTCAGGGACGCCATCACGGTGCTCAAGCGGGTGCCGCCGGACCGGATGGAGGAGGCCGAGTCGGTCTTCTGA